A window of [Clostridium] innocuum genomic DNA:
AATTATGATTTTGTTTATCGTTCTTCTGCTTGTATCCGTACCGATTTCCGCAACGCTGTCGGCGGTATCGCTGGCACCCTCGCTGCTGGATCCCAATTTTCATATATCGGCGGAATATATCATCCGCGCCATGCTGGGAGGAATTGATTCCTTCCCGCTGCTCGCTGTCCCGATGTTTGTGCTGTCCGGTATTCTGATGGCAAAGGGCGGTGTCAGTAAGAAGCTGTTTGATGTCTTCTCCTATTTTCTGGGAGAGCATACCGCAGGAATGCCCTGTGCCGTCATTGTGACCTGTCTGTTTTACGGTGCGATTTCCGGCAGTGCACCGGCAACGGTGGCAGCTGTCGGCAGTATGACAATTCCGCTTTTGATTCGTATGGGCTATGACAAGGTGTTTGTGACTGCCATTGTTGCGGTTGCGGGCGGTTTAGGTGTCATAATACCTCCAAGCATACCGTTTATCCTGTTTGGTATGGCGAGCGGAGCCAGTGTCGGTAAAATGTTTATGGCCGGTATCATTCCGGGGATTCTGATTGCCCTGCTGCTGATGCTGTATGCGCTTTACTATTGTAAAAAGCATGGAGAGGATAAGGAAAAGATCCACGCAGAGGTATCCGTCCTGCATGAGAAGGGGTTTGTGAAGGTGTTTCTGGACAGCTTCTGGGCACTGTTAACACCAGTGATCATTCTGGGCTGCATCTATAGCGGGATTGCTTCCCCGACAGAGGCAGCGGTTATATCCGTGTTCTATGCGCTGATCATTTCCATGTGTATCTACCGGACATTGAAATTCCGTGATTTAAAGGGTGTGCTGGTGGAGGCAATCCGCACCTTTGCACCGATTCTGTTTATCCTGAGTGCGGCAGTGGCGTTTTCCCGTATCATTACCCTGCTGCAGATTCCGGAGATGGCAGGGGAATTCATCCTGTCCACCTTCAGCGGCAAGGTTGCGGTACTGCTGGTGATCAATGTGCTGCTGCTGATCGTCGGTATGGTCATGGATACATCGCCAGCCATTCTGATTCTGACTCCGATCCTGATTCCCATCACCAACAGTCTTGGAATCGATCCGATTCAGTTTGGTATCATCATGGTTGTCAACCTTGCCATCGGCTTTGTGACACCGCCGATCGGTATCAATCTGTTTGTCGCGAGCTCGCTGACAGATGTTCCGGTCATGCAGATTGCGAAAAAGGCCATGCCGCTGATTGTCTTCTTTCTGATCGCTTTGCTGGCCATTACCTTTATTCCGCAGATTTCACTTCTGCTGGTATCGTAAGAGGAGGGACGTTATGAAAAAGATTCTATTTGCTCTTTTCACTTTCTCTTTGCTGCTGTCCGGCTGTGCGCAGAAGATTGAGGATCCGGCAGAGGCTTCTGCCGCGTATCCGTGGATCATTGCGACCGATTCCCCAAAGGATACGGTAACCGGACTGTTTGCCCATAAGTTTGCGGAAGAGGTGGAACGGCTGAGCAATGGCTCCATCCATATGCAGGTGTATGAAAACGGTACGCTGGGAAGTGACCGTGAACTGATTGAGAGCTGTATGGGACAGGATATTCCCTTCGTTTTGCAAAACACGGCACCACAGACCAATTTTATGCCCAAGCTGGCAATCTTCGATCTGCCGGTTGCGTATACGGATATTAAGGAGCTGCGCAACACACTCGATGACCCTGACCTGATGTCCATGATCAACAAGGTGTATAGGGAAAAAGGCTTTCGTCTGCTGGCCATGGGAGATCAGAGCTTTCGTGTCATGACAACCAACCGGAAAATTCAAAGCATTGATGATTTTAAGGGACAGAAGATCCGGACGATGGAAAATCCATATCATATCGCCTTCTGGCAATCCATCGACGCCAATCCGACACCGATGACGTTCTCCGAGGTATATATCGGCTTACAGCAGGGGACGATTGATGCACAGGAGAATCCATATGAGGTTGTCGTATCCGGAAAAATTTATGAACAGCAGGATTACATCGTACAGACGAACCATCTGCCGCATCTGCTTTCGCTGATTGTCAACGATGAATTTTATCAGTCGTTAAGCAGCGAGGATCAGAAAATCGTCGATAAGGCAGCGGAGAATGCCCGCAACTATGCGCGACAGCAGGCGGATGAGCGTGTGAACGACCGACTGAATATCATTACTGGCAGCGGAACAACCATCATAGAGCTTGAGGATTCCATGATTGATCAGCTGCGCGAAAAAGCACAGCCTGTGTATGAGAACATCAAGGCGCAGACTGGCGATGCATTGTATGAAGCATATACGAAACGTATGCAGTAGGAGGAAACATGAATACGGTAAACGTAAGAAATATAGTAATCGGCGAGGGGATTCCGAAAATCTGTGTGCCGATTGTCGGAAAAACAAAGGAAGAGCTGCTTTCTGAAGTAGAAGTGCTAAAGAGTGTTCCTGTAGATGTGGTAGAATGGCGTATGGACTGGTTTGAAGAGGTGGAGTGCTGTGAAAAGGCGGTAGCGATGCTGCAGGTACTTCGTGAAGCTATTCCGGAAATGCCGATTCTTGCGACCTTCCGCAGTAAGAAGGAAGGCGGGGAACTGGAAATCAGTACAGCAGCCTATGTAGAGCTGAACAAAGCCATCATTGACAGCGGAAACGCGGATTTGATTGATGTGGAGCTGTTCACTGGAGAAGCGCAGGTAAAGGAACTGATTGCCCATGCGCATGACAAGGGTGTTCGCGTCATCATGTCCAACCATGATTTTGACAAAACACCATCTTATAATGAAATACTGACACGTTTAAAATCAATGCAGACACTGGGAGCGGATATTCCGAAAATCGCGGTTATGCCAACCTGCAAGGCAGATGTAATCACACTGCTGCAGGCGACAAATGACATGCATGAAAACTTTGCGGATCGTCCGATCATCACAATGTCAATGGCGGGTACAGGCGTACTATCCAGATTGTGTGGAGAGGTCTTCGGTTCTGCACTGACCTTTGGAGCCGCAAAAAAAGCGAGTGCACCGGGACAGATGGGCGTCGAGGATTTAAAAACGGTACTTTCTCTGCTGCACAAGAGTCTGTAAGCTTCTATTCCGTGCAGAAAAGACTTAGACAGGCAACGACATTGGTCGGCTGAATAAGTCTTTTTCTTTATACCTTCAACCCGTTAGGAAACAAACACCAGCAATGGAATACTATAAGTGGCAGATGTGTTCAGGAATGATGTACGCGTAGGTTTGCTGTGTCTGTGAGTATTGGATGGATTGTAGTGGAACATGGAAATGACAAGGAAATGTGACGTTTAAATATTGCATATCCAAACGAAAAAAGGTAAAATAAGGTTATGCGTTATGGAACTTTTTCAGAATGGTGAAAAAGTTTTCAGAAAGGAGAAGCAATGTACAAGGTTATAGAGAAGGAAATTCTAAATCCAACCGTTACCAAAATGGTTGTTGAAGCACCGGCTGTTGCGAAAAAAGCACTGGCAGGACAGTTTATTATTCTGCGTGTGCACGAGGATGGGGAGCGTATTCCGCTGACGATTGCGGATTATGACAGAGAAAAAGGCACGATTACGATCATCTTTCAGATTGTCGGCAAGACAACGATGCTGCTGAATCAGCTGAATGTCGGGGACAGTATTCTGGATTTCGTCGGTCCTCTTGGCAAGCCTTCCCATGTGGACGGGTATAAGAAGGTCTGTGTCATCGGTGGAGGTGTCGGCTGTGCCATTGCTTATCCAACAGCAAAGGCGTTGCATGAAAACGGCACGGAGGTTACCGTGATCACGGGATTCCGTAACAAGGATCTGGTAATTCTCGAGGAGGAATTCAAACAGGTCAGCACGCATGCCTATCTTGTCAGTGACGATGGCAGTACCGGCGTTAAGGGGCTGGTTACCAACGTGCTGGAGGATTTGATCAACAAAGGGGAAAGCTTTGATGAGGTCATTGCGATCGGACCGCTGATCATGATGAAATTCGTTTGTCAGCTGACAAAAAAATACGGTATCAAAACCGTGGTATCCATGAATCCGATCATGATTGATGGTACCGGAATGTGCGGCGGCTGCCGTTTGAGTGTAGGCGGGGAAACAAAATTTGCCTGTGTGGACGGTCCGGATTTTGACGGTCATCTGGTGGATTTTGATGAAGCGATGTCCCGTGGGGCAACGTATCGTGATTTTGAAGCACATGCCAGAGATGCTGCCTGCAATCTGATGAATAAGGAGGTACGCTGATATGCCGAATATGTCATTGAAAAAAGTGGAAATGCCTGTCCAGGACGGAGAGGTCAGAAGAAATAATTTTGAAGAGGTGGCTCTGGGCTATACAAAGGAAATGGCAATGGAGGAGGCGCAGCGCTGTCTGCACTGTCCGACAAAGCCATGTATCAGCGGCTGTCCGGTTGCTGTTAATATTCCGGATTTTATCGAACAGGTAAAGGAAGGGAATTTTGAGGAAGCTTATCAGATCATTCACGAAACAAGCTCTTTGCCTGCTGTTTGCGGGCGTGTGTGTCCACAGGAAAAGCAGTGTGAGGCAAAATGCGTACGCGGTGTAAAAGGGGAAGCCGTGGCAATCGGACGTCTGGAGCGCTTTGTGGCTGACTGGCACAGAGTAAACGTGAAGGATGAGCTGAAAAAGCCGGAAGGCAACGGTCATAAGGTTGCTGTGGTAGGGGCAGGACCTGCGGGACTGACCTGTGCCGGAGATTTGGCAAAAAAGGGATATCAGGTATCCGTGTTTGAGGCACTGCATGTCGCCGGCGGTGTGCTGATGTACGGTATTCCGGAATTCCGTTTGCCAAAGGCTGTCGTGCAGACGGAAATCGAAGGGCTGAAGCAGATGGGCGTCGATATTCAGACCAATATGGTCATCGGTCGCAGTGAATCTGTCGATGATCTGTTTGATGCCGGATATGAATCTGTCTTTATCGGAAGCGGTGCGGGGCTGCCAAGCTTTATGAATATGCCGGGAGAAAACCTGAAGGGTGTGTATTCCGCAAATGAATTCTTAACACGCTGCAATCTGATGAAGGCATATAAGGATGGTGTGGATACACCGATTCAGCATCCAAAACGCGCCGTGATCGTCGGTGGCGGTAATGTGGCGATGGATGCGGCACGCTGTGCAAAGCGTCTGGGTGTTGAGGAAGTAACCATCGTATACCGCAGAAGCATGGATGAGCTGCCTGCCCGTAAGGAAGAGGTGGAGCACGCCATGGAAGAAGGCATTGTCTTCAAGCTGCTGACCAATCCGGTCCGTGTGCTGGGAAATGAAGACGGCTGGGTATGCGGTATGGAATGTGTGTCCATGGAGCTGGGAGAACCGGATGCCAGTGGAAGAAGACGTCCTGTGGAAATCAAGGACAGCAACTTCGTGCTGGATGTTGACTGCATGATTATGGCAATCGGAACATCGCCGAATCCGCTGATTCGCTCTACAACAGAGGGCCTGGAAACCAATCGCAAGGGCTGTCTGATTGCAGATGATAACGGTGCAACCACCAGAGAAGGTGTATTTGCAGGCGGTGATGCGGTAACCGGAGCTGCCACGGTCATTCTTGCGATGGGCGCCGGGAAAACAGCTGCTGCAGCAATCGATGATTATATTCAAAATAAATAGCGAAATCAGATAAACTCGGGAATTGTCTCTTCTTCCCGAGTTTTGTGGAAAGAGAAAGAAAAAACGTGGAAGGGTTTACAATAGGAGTAAAAAATGTTACTATATAGACAGGAAATAAGTACCTTATTTCTGTTATCATGATACTGGCTCTATTGTGATAACCTTGAAAGTTGTGTATTCTTTACATTCCTTCCTTTTATTGTAAACTACACGATTTCAATTACTTTTATTCATATCGATTTCCTTTCGATAACCTAATGAAAAGGGACGTGGTGATGCGCGTCCTTTTTCAGTTGCCTGCGATTGCGGTTGTTTTTCCTTCCAATTTCTGCTATTCTAGTTTCAGGTGATGCTATGAAATCCAAGAGAAATAAACTGATCATCGGCGGTGTGGCAGGTATCGTCGCCATGTTTCTGCTGTCGCTTTTTCTACCTGTTTTCCAGCCGTTTGCCAAGGCAGGGGCACTGGTGATTTATGCACTGGTAAATTATGTGCAGATCAAAGAGATGAAGCGTAACGGTCAGGATATTGAAAAACCGGCGCTTTTTACGGCAGCTGTACTGATCATTGTCGGCTATCTGCTGTTTTTTACATAGAAAATGGCAGTGAACGATTGACAAAGGATACCCAAATTGGATATACTATTAAAGTATAAAGGCTGAGAATTAAAGTAGTACCTTGTGGAAGTGTCACAGAGAGTCGGTGTTGCTGAGAACCGATACATAAAAGCTTGCGGAACTTGTTAAGGAGCTGATAGCTTGCTATCCGTTTGACTTCGCGTTAAGAAGAAATGAAGGGCACTTGTACAAGTGAACTAAGGTGGTACCGCGTTAATTATGACGTCCTTAGAGATAAGGGCGTTTTTTATTTGATATGTAAAGGAGAATGCAGTTATGAATTACAACCATCAGGAAGTAGAAAAAAAGTGGCAGAGCTACTGGCTGAACAACAAAACCTTTGCCTGCGATGCATGGGATTTTGATAAGCCGAAGTGCTATGTTCTGGATATGTTCCCATATCCGAGCGGAAACGGACTTCATGTCGGACATCCGGAGGGCTACACCGCAACGGATATCGTGTGCCGTATGAAGCGTATGCAGGGGCGCAATGTCCTGCATCCAATGGGCTGGGATGCCTTTGGATTACCGGCAGAGCAGTTTGCCATCACAACAGGAAATCATCCTGCAGAGTTCACAAAGATGAATATCGATCATTTCCGTGAACAGATTCGTGCGCTGGGCTTTTCCTATGACTGGGACCGTGAAATATCCACGACGGATCCAAGCTACTACAAGTGGACACAGTGGATTTTTCTGAAGCTGTATGACAAGGGACTTGCCTATGTGGATGAAATTCCTGTCAACTGGTGTCCGGAGCTGGGAACCGTGCTTGCCAATGAAGAGGTCATCGACGGCAAGAGTGAGCGTGGAGGCTTCCCGGTTATCCGCAAGCCGATGCGCCAGTGGGTACTGAAAATCACAGAATATGCAGAACGTCTGCTGGAGGATCTTGAGCTGTGCGACTGGCCGACCTCCACCAAGGAAATGCAGATCAACTGGATTGGAAAATCCAAGGGTGCCAATGTCGTGTTCAAAATCAAGGATACAAAGAAGGAATTCACCGTGTTTACAACACGCTGCGATACCCTGTTCGGGGCAACGTACTGCGTTATGGCACCGGAGCATCCGTATGTGGATGAAATTACGACGAAGGAACAAAAGGAAGCAATTGATGCATATAAAACAGCATGTGCTACGAAATCCGACCTGGAGCGTACCGAACTGAACAAGGAAAAAACCGGTGTCTTCACCGGTGCCTATGCGATCAATCCGGTAAATGGAAAAGAAGTGCCAATCTGGATTTCCGATTATGTGCTGGCAAGCTATGGAACCGGAGCCATCATGGCGGTTCCTGCACATGATACGCGTGACTGGGAATTTGCTAAGAAGTTTGGCATTGCTATCATTCCGGTTTTAGAGGGCGGCGATGTGACACAGGAGGCTTATACCGAAGATGGTGTGCATATCAATTCCGGATTCCTTGACGGCATGGGAAAACAGGAGGCAATTGATACGATGATTGCCTGGCTGGAAGAGCATGCATGCGGCTGTGCCAAGACGACCTATAAGCTGCGTGACTGGCTGTTCTCCAGACAGCGTTACTGGGGAGAGCCAATCCCGATCATACATATGGAGGATGGTACAACCCGTACGGTGGATATCGATGAACTGCCGCTGGAGCTGCCGGAAACAAAAAACTTTAAGCCGAGTGGTTCCGGAGAATCCCCGCTTGCACATTGTGAAGACTGGCTGAATGTGGAAATCGACGGAGTGAAGGGAAAACGCGAAACGAATACGATGCCGCAGTGGGCTGGCTCCTGCTGGTATTATCTGCGCTACATCGATCCGAAAAACGATGATGCGATTGCGGCAGAGGAGCTGCTGAAGCACTGGCTGCCGGTTGATCTGTATGTCGGTGGTGCCGAGCATGCGGTTCTGCATCTGCTGTACGCACGCTTCTGGCACAAGGTGCTGTATGACTGCGGTGTGGTGCCGACAAAGGAACCGTTCCAGAGATTGTTCCATCAGGGAATGATTCTGGGAGAGAACAATGAAAAAATGTCAAAATCCAGAGGCAATGTTGTAAATCCGGACGATATCGTGGAAAGCCATGGTGCCGATGCACTGCGTGTCTATGAAATGTTCATGGGACCGCTGGAGGCAGCACTGCCTTGGAGTACCACAGGTCTGGATGGGGCAAGAAGATGGCTGGATCGTGTTTGGAGATTGTACACGGACTATGATAAATTCACAGAAGCCAATGATGGAAAGCTGGATAAGGTATACCATGCGACCGTTAAGAAGGTAACCAATGATGTGGAGACTCTGAATCTGAACACCGCAATTTCACAGATGATGATTTTCATCAATGAATGCTATAAGGCAGAAAGCATTTATGTGGAATACGCAAAGGGCTTTGCCAAGATGTTCGCCTGCTTTGCACCGCATATGGGGGAGGAAATCTGGAGTACGGTGTTTGGCGGATGCGGAACGATTACCTATGAGCCATGGCCGACCTATGATGAAGCCAAGCTGGTTGAGGATGTCATTGAGGTCATCGTACAGGTAAACGGCAAGCTGCGTGGAAAATTCACGACGGAAGCCGGCAGTGATGAGGAAGCCATGAAGAAACAGGCATTGGAAATCAGCGCAGTTGCGGCACAGATTGAAGGAAAGACGATACGTAAAATCATTGTCGTCAAGGGCAAGGTTGTAAATATCGTTGCGAATTAAAAAAAGCAATGCTGCTGGATTCATTGAAAATAGAGCAGATAAAAAGCGGACTCCATAGAGGAACTCCGCTTTTTTTGCGTTCCTTTTTGTTATCAGTTGGAGCAATTGAGGCCATATTTCAAAAATGAATACATTGATACCGCATACTACTTGTTTTGCAGTCGGGGTATGTATACGCAAGTATAAGCTGACAAGAAGCAGTATACAGTAGATGTGCATTCCTTTGGCATCAAAAGCATTGAAAAAAAACGTAAAGAAAGTAAATAAAAACACGCCATTCTGGAATACTAAGGTAGTATATGCAGAGAAGGAGGGAGTATGATGAGAAAACAGAATAAAGAGCTGTCAAGAGCGATTTTTACGCTGGGATGTGTTCTTTTATCGGCACTGCTGCAGACCTATGTTATACAATCCATGATGCAGCCGATGGGGTTGCTATCGGGAGGCTTTACAGGGCTGGCAATTCTGCTGGATCGTATTGCCGGTGTCGCAGGCTTTCCGTTTTCCGTTTCAGCAGGAATACTCATGCTGAATATACCGCTGGCACTGCTTTGCTATCGGGGATTAAGTAAACGCTTTACCCTCTATTCCAGTATCCAGTTTATCTCCTCCAGTATCTTCCTGCAGCTGTTTCATTTTCAACCAATCTTTCATGATCTTTTGCTGCAGGTGCTGTTCGGTGGCTTTTTGTACGGCTTCAGCGCTGTCATCGCACTGCGGGGGAATGCATCAACCGGAGGTACGGATTTTATTGCATTGTATGTTTCCAACCGTCTGGGAAAATCCATATGGAGCTATGTGTTTATTGGAAATACAATCCTGCTTTGTATATCCGGTCTTCTGTTTGGCTGGCTGTATGCAGGCTACTCTATCATTTTTCAATATATCACAACCAGAACGATTGAAATGTTCTATCATCGTTATGAACGTGTGACCCTTGAAA
This region includes:
- a CDS encoding TRAP transporter large permease; this encodes MLAMVIMILFIVLLLVSVPISATLSAVSLAPSLLDPNFHISAEYIIRAMLGGIDSFPLLAVPMFVLSGILMAKGGVSKKLFDVFSYFLGEHTAGMPCAVIVTCLFYGAISGSAPATVAAVGSMTIPLLIRMGYDKVFVTAIVAVAGGLGVIIPPSIPFILFGMASGASVGKMFMAGIIPGILIALLLMLYALYYCKKHGEDKEKIHAEVSVLHEKGFVKVFLDSFWALLTPVIILGCIYSGIASPTEAAVISVFYALIISMCIYRTLKFRDLKGVLVEAIRTFAPILFILSAAVAFSRIITLLQIPEMAGEFILSTFSGKVAVLLVINVLLLIVGMVMDTSPAILILTPILIPITNSLGIDPIQFGIIMVVNLAIGFVTPPIGINLFVASSLTDVPVMQIAKKAMPLIVFFLIALLAITFIPQISLLLVS
- a CDS encoding TRAP transporter substrate-binding protein, coding for MKKILFALFTFSLLLSGCAQKIEDPAEASAAYPWIIATDSPKDTVTGLFAHKFAEEVERLSNGSIHMQVYENGTLGSDRELIESCMGQDIPFVLQNTAPQTNFMPKLAIFDLPVAYTDIKELRNTLDDPDLMSMINKVYREKGFRLLAMGDQSFRVMTTNRKIQSIDDFKGQKIRTMENPYHIAFWQSIDANPTPMTFSEVYIGLQQGTIDAQENPYEVVVSGKIYEQQDYIVQTNHLPHLLSLIVNDEFYQSLSSEDQKIVDKAAENARNYARQQADERVNDRLNIITGSGTTIIELEDSMIDQLREKAQPVYENIKAQTGDALYEAYTKRMQ
- a CDS encoding type I 3-dehydroquinate dehydratase, producing the protein MNTVNVRNIVIGEGIPKICVPIVGKTKEELLSEVEVLKSVPVDVVEWRMDWFEEVECCEKAVAMLQVLREAIPEMPILATFRSKKEGGELEISTAAYVELNKAIIDSGNADLIDVELFTGEAQVKELIAHAHDKGVRVIMSNHDFDKTPSYNEILTRLKSMQTLGADIPKIAVMPTCKADVITLLQATNDMHENFADRPIITMSMAGTGVLSRLCGEVFGSALTFGAAKKASAPGQMGVEDLKTVLSLLHKSL
- a CDS encoding sulfide/dihydroorotate dehydrogenase-like FAD/NAD-binding protein, giving the protein MYKVIEKEILNPTVTKMVVEAPAVAKKALAGQFIILRVHEDGERIPLTIADYDREKGTITIIFQIVGKTTMLLNQLNVGDSILDFVGPLGKPSHVDGYKKVCVIGGGVGCAIAYPTAKALHENGTEVTVITGFRNKDLVILEEEFKQVSTHAYLVSDDGSTGVKGLVTNVLEDLINKGESFDEVIAIGPLIMMKFVCQLTKKYGIKTVVSMNPIMIDGTGMCGGCRLSVGGETKFACVDGPDFDGHLVDFDEAMSRGATYRDFEAHARDAACNLMNKEVR
- the gltA gene encoding NADPH-dependent glutamate synthase, whose protein sequence is MPNMSLKKVEMPVQDGEVRRNNFEEVALGYTKEMAMEEAQRCLHCPTKPCISGCPVAVNIPDFIEQVKEGNFEEAYQIIHETSSLPAVCGRVCPQEKQCEAKCVRGVKGEAVAIGRLERFVADWHRVNVKDELKKPEGNGHKVAVVGAGPAGLTCAGDLAKKGYQVSVFEALHVAGGVLMYGIPEFRLPKAVVQTEIEGLKQMGVDIQTNMVIGRSESVDDLFDAGYESVFIGSGAGLPSFMNMPGENLKGVYSANEFLTRCNLMKAYKDGVDTPIQHPKRAVIVGGGNVAMDAARCAKRLGVEEVTIVYRRSMDELPARKEEVEHAMEEGIVFKLLTNPVRVLGNEDGWVCGMECVSMELGEPDASGRRRPVEIKDSNFVLDVDCMIMAIGTSPNPLIRSTTEGLETNRKGCLIADDNGATTREGVFAGGDAVTGAATVILAMGAGKTAAAAIDDYIQNK
- a CDS encoding leucine--tRNA ligase translates to MNYNHQEVEKKWQSYWLNNKTFACDAWDFDKPKCYVLDMFPYPSGNGLHVGHPEGYTATDIVCRMKRMQGRNVLHPMGWDAFGLPAEQFAITTGNHPAEFTKMNIDHFREQIRALGFSYDWDREISTTDPSYYKWTQWIFLKLYDKGLAYVDEIPVNWCPELGTVLANEEVIDGKSERGGFPVIRKPMRQWVLKITEYAERLLEDLELCDWPTSTKEMQINWIGKSKGANVVFKIKDTKKEFTVFTTRCDTLFGATYCVMAPEHPYVDEITTKEQKEAIDAYKTACATKSDLERTELNKEKTGVFTGAYAINPVNGKEVPIWISDYVLASYGTGAIMAVPAHDTRDWEFAKKFGIAIIPVLEGGDVTQEAYTEDGVHINSGFLDGMGKQEAIDTMIAWLEEHACGCAKTTYKLRDWLFSRQRYWGEPIPIIHMEDGTTRTVDIDELPLELPETKNFKPSGSGESPLAHCEDWLNVEIDGVKGKRETNTMPQWAGSCWYYLRYIDPKNDDAIAAEELLKHWLPVDLYVGGAEHAVLHLLYARFWHKVLYDCGVVPTKEPFQRLFHQGMILGENNEKMSKSRGNVVNPDDIVESHGADALRVYEMFMGPLEAALPWSTTGLDGARRWLDRVWRLYTDYDKFTEANDGKLDKVYHATVKKVTNDVETLNLNTAISQMMIFINECYKAESIYVEYAKGFAKMFACFAPHMGEEIWSTVFGGCGTITYEPWPTYDEAKLVEDVIEVIVQVNGKLRGKFTTEAGSDEEAMKKQALEISAVAAQIEGKTIRKIIVVKGKVVNIVAN
- a CDS encoding YitT family protein, coding for MMRKQNKELSRAIFTLGCVLLSALLQTYVIQSMMQPMGLLSGGFTGLAILLDRIAGVAGFPFSVSAGILMLNIPLALLCYRGLSKRFTLYSSIQFISSSIFLQLFHFQPIFHDLLLQVLFGGFLYGFSAVIALRGNASTGGTDFIALYVSNRLGKSIWSYVFIGNTILLCISGLLFGWLYAGYSIIFQYITTRTIEMFYHRYERVTLEIMTRNKGEVRDAYIRRYEHGITIIPAYGGYSHNRIYLLRTVVSAYEVYDIIQLVRKTDPDVLVNVIKTEQFYGSFYQQPLE